The following are encoded in a window of Shewanella psychrotolerans genomic DNA:
- a CDS encoding heavy metal translocating P-type ATPase — protein sequence MDKLIFYVPTMNCASCVAKITKAMDTIKSQGDQSIETSVNLADKQVIVTGIDDAEVIAKVLNSAGYPGKQVIDQQLAITERQQNEHKEYRKRLLQSVAALGVGIPMMLWGLLGNEMMVNTSAQQMAWGAVGFITLLLMVFTGGHFYQGMYSALKAKSANMDTLIVLGTSAAWIYSMMVVVIPQWFPQETRHVYFEASVMILGLINLGHAMELRARGKTSEAVSKLIGLQPTSAVRVTEKGDETVDIKQISIGDKLRLKPGDRVALDGTVIAGDALINEAMLTGEPVPVNKNPGDSLSAGTVSENGSLVYRVTASHQETKLAKIIALVQQAQTSKLPIGRLTDQISAYFVPVVVIIAILASATWFFIGPAPQLSHALVVLTSVLIIACPCALGLATPMSIMVAVGRAAQIGVLLKNGEALQTASKITTVILDKTGTITEGKPAVTDVVNLSVDALGKQIDDNQLITLFASAQQRSEHPLASAILAYASEKELSLYEPEHFTNIKGQGISADIEGHAIVAGNQKLMTEKGIDGLDRVASQVSELAAKGKTPIYLAVDGQLAAIVAVADPIKSDAKAAISAMLTQGLKVVLLSGDNQHTAKAVASQVGINDVVAEVSPEQKQQLVLERKQAGEVVAMVGDGINDAPALAEANVGIAMGSGTEIAIESADITLLSERVMVLADTFTLAKAAMVNIKQNLFGAFIYNTLGIPVAAGVLFPITGWLLSPVVAGAAMALSSLTVVTNANRLRGVALSDSRATLIK from the coding sequence ATGGATAAGCTTATTTTTTACGTTCCAACGATGAACTGCGCTAGCTGTGTGGCAAAAATCACCAAGGCGATGGACACGATTAAATCCCAGGGTGATCAAAGCATCGAAACCTCGGTAAATCTTGCAGATAAACAAGTGATTGTGACCGGAATTGATGATGCTGAAGTGATCGCTAAAGTGTTAAATAGTGCTGGATACCCAGGCAAGCAGGTCATCGATCAGCAGCTGGCGATAACTGAGCGCCAACAGAATGAGCACAAAGAGTACCGGAAAAGGTTGCTGCAATCGGTAGCCGCACTCGGTGTTGGTATCCCTATGATGTTATGGGGGTTATTGGGTAATGAGATGATGGTCAATACTTCTGCCCAGCAGATGGCTTGGGGAGCTGTTGGGTTTATTACATTGTTATTGATGGTGTTTACTGGTGGGCATTTTTACCAAGGTATGTACAGTGCGCTTAAGGCAAAAAGTGCCAATATGGATACCCTTATCGTTTTGGGTACCAGTGCTGCTTGGATCTACTCCATGATGGTGGTCGTTATACCTCAGTGGTTTCCACAAGAGACCCGTCATGTTTATTTCGAAGCGAGCGTGATGATCTTAGGTTTAATTAACTTAGGTCACGCCATGGAGCTGCGTGCGCGCGGTAAAACCAGCGAGGCGGTAAGTAAACTCATAGGTTTGCAACCAACAAGTGCGGTTCGGGTTACCGAAAAGGGCGACGAAACGGTCGATATCAAACAGATTAGTATTGGCGATAAATTGCGTTTAAAGCCTGGGGATAGAGTGGCGCTCGATGGCACAGTGATTGCTGGCGATGCTTTGATTAATGAGGCGATGCTTACCGGAGAACCTGTGCCTGTAAATAAAAATCCAGGTGATAGCTTAAGTGCTGGGACGGTAAGTGAAAATGGTAGCTTAGTTTATCGAGTAACCGCCAGTCATCAAGAGACCAAATTGGCTAAAATTATTGCCTTAGTGCAGCAGGCGCAAACTTCTAAACTGCCGATAGGCCGCCTTACCGATCAGATATCAGCGTATTTTGTACCAGTGGTCGTGATTATTGCCATTCTTGCCTCTGCAACTTGGTTTTTCATCGGCCCTGCGCCGCAGTTAAGTCACGCTTTGGTGGTGTTGACATCAGTGCTGATCATCGCCTGTCCCTGCGCATTAGGTTTGGCTACTCCTATGTCTATCATGGTTGCAGTTGGCCGAGCAGCGCAGATCGGGGTATTGCTTAAAAATGGCGAGGCGCTGCAAACAGCGAGTAAAATCACTACCGTAATATTAGATAAAACGGGCACCATCACAGAGGGAAAACCTGCCGTAACCGATGTGGTTAATCTCTCTGTTGATGCCCTTGGAAAGCAAATTGATGACAATCAGCTTATTACGCTGTTTGCCAGCGCTCAGCAGCGCTCCGAACATCCTTTAGCCAGTGCAATACTCGCCTATGCGAGCGAGAAGGAATTGAGCCTGTACGAACCTGAACACTTTACCAATATCAAGGGCCAAGGTATTAGCGCTGATATTGAGGGTCATGCCATTGTGGCGGGAAATCAGAAGTTGATGACCGAAAAAGGTATTGACGGTTTAGATCGAGTCGCCTCTCAGGTCAGTGAGTTAGCGGCGAAAGGGAAAACGCCAATCTATTTAGCCGTTGATGGACAGTTGGCTGCGATAGTGGCGGTGGCTGATCCGATAAAATCAGATGCTAAGGCCGCAATTTCCGCCATGTTGACTCAAGGATTGAAAGTCGTGTTGCTCAGCGGTGATAACCAACATACCGCCAAAGCGGTGGCGAGTCAGGTGGGGATTAACGATGTCGTTGCAGAGGTCAGTCCCGAGCAAAAACAGCAGCTAGTGCTTGAGCGTAAGCAAGCCGGTGAGGTGGTGGCTATGGTTGGTGACGGCATTAACGATGCGCCAGCGCTTGCAGAGGCGAATGTCGGTATTGCGATGGGAAGCGGTACAGAGATTGCGATAGAAAGTGCTGATATCACTTTACTCTCTGAGCGCGTGATGGTGTTAGCCGATACTTTCACGTTGGCCAAGGCTGCCATGGTCAACATTAAACAGAATCTCTTCGGCGCCTTTATCTATAACACCTTAGGGATCCCAGTTGCCGCAGGTGTACTGTTTCCGATCACTGGATGGTTGTTGAGTCCTGTGGTGGCTGGTGCAGCCATGGCGCTTTCATCGCTAACCGTCGTTACTAACGCTAATCGGCTGAGAGGTGTCGCGCTCAGTGACTCTCGAGCTACTTTGATTAAATAA